DNA from Drosophila suzukii chromosome 2R, CBGP_Dsuzu_IsoJpt1.0, whole genome shotgun sequence:
GCCTAATCCTAATCAAGCACAGAGATAATGCTGCTGAAGATTCGCCACGCCCTGCTCGAGGTCACCAGTCCGCCGGCCACGAAGCAGTCCGCGATCATAATCAACAACGAAGTGATCCTCAGCTCGGGGAGCATTCTGCAGCCCCACTTGGTTTTGGACGGGGACAAAGGCGCGGAGAACAAAGGAATCATCGACAGACTGCAACGGGGTCAACTGCTAAATGTTCAGGATGACGAGGAGCTGGGTCAGCGAATTCGGTCGCTCAACTTCCTGGCTACCTTTGATCCGCAGCAACGAAGGCCAAATCAGAACGCTGCCTCCGGATCAAGGCAAGCCCACATCCTCTCCCGCTTCACGGCCCATCCGCTGTACTTGTTCTGCGCAGCCGAGGTGTCTCGCAATCTACATCACATCCTGCTCAACGCTGACTCTGGCGACGAGGGCGAGGTGCTCCGCTCCAGCTTCGTAGTGCTTGGCCTACGAAAGCCCGACAAAGAGGAGTCCTTCAAGCGCTTCCTGGCGCACATCGGCAACTACCTGCGACACCTGCAGCCCACGCAAACGCTAGATGACGTGCTGGTCATGTGCTCGCCCTTCGGTTTGGAGAACTTCTACAAGACGATCAGCATTGGCAAGGTGTCCAATGTGATGGGACGCAGTGCCTGTCTGTTCGCCATCTCCAATGCACTTCCACTGGGCTGCGAGGGCTCCGCCGTATTTAACAACAAACTGTAGGTGAATATTTCGCATGTAACTAAGCAAGAGATTCATGGAAGACTATCCTTTTCAGACGACTCATCGGCATTGTGATATGCACCTCGTTTCAAAGGCAGCAGGAAAATGTCAACCTCACCCTGGCCGCGAACTTTGGCTACCTCCTGCGCAACTTTATGGAGCAGCTGGGCATGTCTACCACGACATTCCAGTTGACTCGAGAGCCCTCGAACTTTGCctgtaaaaaataataatcatgCCTTGTAATCAGTAATGGCTAATCACACATTTACTTCCCAGGGGAGCGCACAATTGTGGTCATTGAGTCGGCGGGTCAACAAGGCACTGGCACATTTATACGAGTTCACAACAAGCGCTTCATTCTCACCTGTGCGCATGTGGTGGGGCAGGTAATTATGGCTATATCTCAACCTTGGTCCATCTAATTGCCCACTTCCACTCAGAGCAACGAGAGGGTCAATTGCCGCGCTGCCGATCGTGAGTTCCAGTCGGAGGTGATATGGTCCAATCCGGACAGCGAGCGACCCTTCGACTTGGCTCTCCTCACAGCTCCACAGGACGTGCCCGAGCGCTCTTGCGTGCGACTGGCCAGGAGTCCGGCCACTCTTGGCCAGATGGTGTACAACGCCGGATTCCCCTACTACGTGAACTTCAGCTACAAGCACGACTTTAATCCCTCG
Protein-coding regions in this window:
- the LOC108009726 gene encoding uncharacterized protein; this translates as MLLKIRHALLEVTSPPATKQSAIIINNEVILSSGSILQPHLVLDGDKGAENKGIIDRLQRGQLLNVQDDEELGQRIRSLNFLATFDPQQRRPNQNAASGSRQAHILSRFTAHPLYLFCAAEVSRNLHHILLNADSGDEGEVLRSSFVVLGLRKPDKEESFKRFLAHIGNYLRHLQPTQTLDDVLVMCSPFGLENFYKTISIGKVSNVMGRSACLFAISNALPLGCEGSAVFNNKLRLIGIVICTSFQRQQENVNLTLAANFGYLLRNFMEQLGMSTTTFQLTREPSNFAWERTIVVIESAGQQGTGTFIRVHNKRFILTCAHVVGQSNERVNCRAADREFQSEVIWSNPDSERPFDLALLTAPQDVPERSCVRLARSPATLGQMVYNAGFPYYVNFSYKHDFNPSIFQGRIIKCDTGAIMSDGCVQAGQSGGPMFDQNGCILGVCVSNIKLDDIVYPNINTAVPICDIRNTLQQFARTNDVNVLSNLVASSDVHRVWSLEMPPIRSKL